The Aureispira anguillae genome contains a region encoding:
- a CDS encoding DUF6794 domain-containing protein, with product MIRILIISLICCIGIGAIAQEAPKKDADKVIIKTQKKRGDIVNDSIYQNRILESELDGMYIPRDLYDAFAQLDKLMDEDAKKTFMAYADDEVDRKTHGSLGTWLEHKWSLSEGSRLSEYFRKMKVPHYDYMIGIIITSYHRHLHGKDLKVKEQVLFFRKIWNKKQKAKADALIQRGEIKTPAGG from the coding sequence ATGATTCGCATACTCATTATTTCACTGATTTGTTGTATTGGAATTGGAGCCATTGCACAAGAAGCGCCTAAAAAGGATGCTGATAAAGTAATTATCAAAACACAAAAAAAACGTGGCGATATTGTCAATGATAGCATTTATCAAAATCGTATCTTAGAATCAGAATTGGATGGTATGTACATTCCTAGAGATTTGTACGATGCCTTTGCTCAATTGGACAAATTGATGGATGAAGATGCTAAAAAAACGTTTATGGCTTATGCTGATGATGAAGTAGATCGCAAAACACATGGTTCTTTGGGAACTTGGTTGGAGCACAAGTGGTCTTTAAGCGAGGGATCTAGACTATCAGAGTATTTTAGAAAAATGAAGGTTCCTCATTATGATTATATGATTGGCATCATCATTACCTCCTATCATCGCCATTTGCATGGTAAAGATCTAAAAGTAAAAGAGCAAGTGCTATTTTTCCGAAAGATATGGAACAAAAAACAAAAAGCAAAAGCAGATGCTTTGATTCAACGTGGAGAAATTAAAACGCCTGCTGGTGGCTAG
- a CDS encoding endonuclease/exonuclease/phosphatase family protein gives MKILKKLLKWSIVALALFLCYVIGCLLHGTATDFQPEEKIALPIKDNTQASIITKNRLTFLNWNVGYGGLGAKSNFFYDDGNPFFFSNGKMVRSPKSYVEENIAGISAFIAAHPADFVLLQEVDYQSKRSYFINQHEQYLAQLPNYNAHFAVNYKVQRVVIPVCEPWQVMGKMESGLSSYAKYQAHKSTRYQFPGSYGWPDYIFHLDRCLSVQRYQTAHPDGKELIVVNTHNSAYDGGTLKNDEMAYFKQLVLAEYNKGNYVVVGGDWNQTPPKLPFDAASKAVGIPTDSTYNPANIAPDFMPEGWQWAFDPTVPTNRQVIDILEYGKTAVSLVDFYLVSPNISIKKVEGKNLKFAYSDHNPILLEIELQGLDSLNNSTNEL, from the coding sequence ATGAAGATTCTAAAAAAGCTCCTTAAGTGGTCAATAGTTGCCCTAGCTCTATTTTTATGTTATGTTATTGGTTGTCTTTTGCATGGAACTGCTACAGATTTTCAACCCGAAGAGAAAATAGCATTGCCCATAAAAGACAATACCCAAGCTTCAATTATCACCAAGAACCGACTCACATTTCTCAATTGGAACGTAGGCTACGGTGGTTTAGGAGCCAAGTCCAATTTCTTTTATGACGATGGCAATCCCTTCTTTTTTTCGAATGGAAAAATGGTTCGTTCTCCCAAATCTTATGTAGAAGAAAACATTGCAGGAATTAGTGCCTTTATTGCTGCTCATCCTGCTGATTTTGTCTTATTGCAAGAAGTAGATTACCAGTCCAAGCGCAGTTATTTTATCAATCAACACGAGCAATACCTAGCACAATTGCCCAATTACAATGCTCATTTTGCGGTCAACTACAAAGTCCAACGTGTCGTTATTCCCGTTTGTGAACCTTGGCAAGTAATGGGGAAAATGGAAAGTGGCTTAAGTAGTTATGCTAAATATCAAGCGCACAAAAGTACCCGTTATCAATTTCCTGGCTCTTATGGATGGCCCGATTATATCTTCCACCTTGATCGCTGCCTATCTGTACAACGTTACCAAACAGCTCATCCCGATGGCAAAGAGTTGATTGTTGTTAATACGCATAATTCTGCCTACGATGGAGGAACGCTAAAAAATGATGAAATGGCTTATTTCAAGCAACTAGTCTTAGCAGAATACAACAAAGGTAATTATGTTGTGGTTGGTGGCGACTGGAATCAAACCCCTCCTAAACTCCCTTTTGATGCAGCGAGCAAAGCCGTTGGCATTCCCACCGATTCTACCTATAACCCTGCTAATATAGCTCCTGATTTTATGCCTGAGGGCTGGCAATGGGCTTTTGATCCTACTGTTCCGACCAATAGACAGGTTATTGATATTCTAGAATATGGCAAAACAGCAGTCTCCTTAGTCGATTTTTATTTGGTTTCTCCCAATATAAGCATCAAAAAGGTAGAGGGGAAAAATTTAAAATTCGCTTATTCAGATCATAATCCTATCTTATTAGAAATAGAACTTCAAGGATTAGACAGTCTCAACAACAGCACCAACGAGCTATAA